The following coding sequences are from one Syntrophomonadaceae bacterium window:
- a CDS encoding MurR/RpiR family transcriptional regulator, with translation MTKKRLNIEGVLVRLRSIEPSLKPAEGRVTNYIMSNPEAIIHMPITELAERCDTAEATVVRVCKKIGCSGYQDLKIALSKSLVEPLKNIHEEISVGDDTRSLATKVFASAKKSLEDTFHILDFRQVENAVTTMAQASKIDFYGSASSGIIAMDAHHKMLKTGLITAAYNDPHMQVISASLLTSKDVAVGISHSGSNKDVIQSLRVAREAGAKTICITSYMKSPITKVSDIQLFVAANETNFRTEAMAARLSQLCLIDLLVVGVSFLRQEETLRAIQQIRQGIALKRF, from the coding sequence ATGACAAAAAAAAGATTGAATATTGAGGGCGTTTTGGTTCGCCTTCGAAGCATTGAACCCTCTTTAAAACCTGCGGAGGGCAGGGTAACCAACTATATTATGTCAAACCCGGAGGCTATCATCCATATGCCAATTACGGAACTGGCCGAAAGATGCGATACCGCCGAGGCAACCGTGGTCAGGGTGTGCAAAAAAATCGGCTGCAGCGGATACCAGGACTTGAAAATTGCCCTGTCTAAAAGCCTGGTAGAGCCGCTAAAAAACATCCATGAAGAAATTTCCGTTGGCGACGACACCAGGTCACTGGCAACCAAAGTCTTTGCCAGCGCAAAAAAAAGTTTGGAGGATACCTTTCATATTCTGGATTTCCGCCAGGTGGAAAACGCTGTTACGACTATGGCACAGGCTTCCAAAATCGATTTCTACGGCTCCGCCTCCTCCGGCATCATTGCCATGGATGCCCACCATAAAATGCTGAAGACAGGATTAATTACCGCAGCCTACAATGACCCCCACATGCAGGTAATCTCCGCCAGCTTGCTAACCAGCAAGGATGTCGCTGTGGGTATTTCCCACTCGGGCAGCAACAAAGACGTAATCCAATCCCTGCGGGTGGCCAGGGAAGCCGGGGCCAAAACTATCTGCATCACCAGCTACATGAAATCCCCGATCACCAAGGTCTCTGATATCCAGCTTTTCGTTGCCGCCAATGAAACCAATTTCCGCACCGAAGCAATGGCAGCCAGGTTATCCCAATTGTGTTTAATCGACTTGCTGGTAGTGGGAGTTT